Genomic segment of Mycolicibacterium sarraceniae:
ACGAACCGGGACGCTCGATGAGCTATCCCGGTCCGCTGTGTGCGGGTGAGCCGTTGGCTCACCAAGGTTTACGTGAGTAGGCCGGCCGGATCGGTGTAGGACAGGCCGAGATCGTGGGCGACCTCGCGGCTGAGCAGATGGCCCTCGTGGGTCGACAAGCCCTTGGCCAGCGCCGCATCGGACAGGCAGGCGTCCTGCCAGCCCTTGTCAGCCAGCTTGATGACATACGGCATCGTGGCGTTGGTCAGCGCGTACGTCGAGGTCCGCGGGACCGCGCCCGGCATGTTCGCGACGCAGTAGAACACCGCGTCGTGCACGTTGAAGGTCGGGTTGTCGTGGGTGGTGGGCGTGGAATCCTCGAAGCAGCCACCCTGGTCGATCGCGATGTCCACCAGCACTGCGCCCGGCTTCATCTGTGCCACAGTCGCATTGGTGACAAGCTTGGGGGCCTTGGCGCCGGGCACCAGGACCGCGCCGATGACCAGGTCCGCCTGCTTGACGGCGTCCTCCAGGTCGAGCTGTGAGGAGTAGCGGGTCTCGATCGCGCCGCCGTACTCGGCGTCGATCTTGCGCAGGGTGTTGACGTTGAGGTCGAACACGGTGACGTGAGCGCCCATGCCCCATGCGACAGCGGCGGCGTTATCGCCGGCCATCCCGCCGCCGATCACCACGACCTTGGCCGGGGCGACGCCGGGGACGCCGCCCATCAGCACGCCGCGACCGCCCTGGGTACGCATCAGGTGGTAGGCGCCGACCTGAGCCGAGAGACGGCCCGCGACTTCACTCATCGGGGCCAGGAGCGGGAGCGCGCCATCGGCGGTCTGGACCGTCTCGTAGGCGATCGAGGTGGTGCCCGACGCCAGCAGGGCGTCGGTGCAGGACCGCGAGGCGGCCAGGTGCAGATAGGTGAACAAGGTCTGGCCCTTACGCATGCGCGGGTATTCGGGCTCGATGGGTTCCTTGACCTTCAGGAGCAGATCGGCTTCGGCCCACACCTGGTCGGCGCTGTTGATGATCTGTGCGCCGGCGGCCTTGAAGTCGGCGTCGTGGATGGCTGATCCGGCACCGGCGCCGGCCTGGACGGCCACCTCGTGGCCGCGGCGGACCAGCTCGGACACGCCCGCTGGGGTGATGGCGACGCGGTACTCGTTGTTCTTGATCTCGGTCGGGATGCCGACACGCATGATCGCTCCTTGTTCGGGAATTGGCTTATGAGAATTGTGAAGAAATATCGGCACGAAGGCAATCGAGACGACAAAGATTCGCTAGAATGGCTCGATGTCCGAAGGAGTGACGAAAACAACTGTACGTTCCGGGGGCGCGCCGAAGGATGTTCGGGCCGCCGACCTCGATGAGGTCGACCGGCGCATTCTCGCGGCGCTGCATGCCGATGCGCGCATCTCGAACAGTGCGCTGGCCGACCTGGTGGGGATCGCTCCGTCGACTTGTCACGGGCGGGTGCGCCGGTTGCAAGAGCTCGGTGTTATTCGGGGCTTCTATACCGATATCGATCCCGCCGCGATCGGGCTGTCGCTGCAGGCGATGATATCGGTGAGCCTGCAGGCGCATTCCCGCGGCAAGATCCTGACGTTCATTCAGCAGATCCGGCGCAAGCCGCAGGTGATGGATGTCTATTTCCTGGCCGGTGCCGACGACTTCATCATTCACGTGGCCGCCCGGGACACCGACGACCTGAGATCGTTCGTCGTGGAGAATCTCAACGCCGACGCCGATGTGGCAGGTACGCAGACGTCGCTGATCTTCGAGCACCTGCGGGGTGCCGCTCCGCTTTAGGTGAGCTCCTGGTCGGCTTGGCATGGGGCAAGGAGGAACTCGTCGACGAAGCGCGTGAACGTGTCGTCGACGAACGAGGCGTCTTCGGCGGTGAAGTAATCGATGATCAAGCCTTGAAAGGCTGCCAGCGCGATGCGGGAGCGGGTCTCGGCGACGTGTCCGGGCATGTCGAGGGATTCGAGATGAGCGCGCGAATTGCGGGTCAACAATGACCGAGTGTCCCAAATGTAGTCCCGGTACGGGCTGTCGATGGCGCAGGCCGCGCCGAACACCTGAAAGATCACCCGACGGTTGTTGCGGCGCTCGCCCCGGGTGCACCCGTACCAGTCGTTGAAACGCCAAATGCGATGTGCATGCGAGCGCTGGTACCCATCTGGGACGCCGGCTCGCGCAGGAATGTGCCGACCACACCGGTGCGCGCGAGAACCACATCCGCTGTCGCGGGCAAGTCCTCACGCTTGGCGTGATCGATCGGACGGGGCACGCTGACTGTAACCGATGCTTCATATGCGAATGGACGGGTGCGGCTCAGCGACAACCACTTACGAGCAGTGAGTCGGCCGTGGGCTGTCGCGGCCTGCGTTTTGGCGCTGGTCGCTGTGCTGCTGCAGCAGTGGCCCGAGCCGTTCACCGCGGGCTCTCGGCCAGCACCGCGTTGTTGGCGGTGTTCCACGACACCGCCAACCCCTCGGCGACCCGAGCCACGGTCAGATGTTGGCAGACAAGGGCTTTCAGTGCCCATTGCAGAGCAGTGCGGGACAGCTCGGCGCGGGGTTCGGCGGCCTTGCTGGTGTCCTGACGCCACACATGAGCGCATCCCGCACACCGATAACGGCGGATCGTGACCAGCAGGGTGGTGGGCCGCCACCCGAACGGCTCATGAGCCAACGCACGGGTGATGCTGTCACGCGGGGTGCCTTCCTCACCGCAGCGACGGCACCAACGGTCTTCCGCGGCGACCCGGCATGCCAGCACCGCCCGATCAGGCTCCAGCCGTTGGCCGGTCACCTCCAGTCCGAGCTCGTCGAGGCGGCAGAAAGTCGTCAGATTCGAAAGACCTCGACCTCAACCCTGGCACCAACACGCCGAGCACCTCTACACCCTCAACTGCGAAGATCCCGATATCTACCGTCACGGCGGCCTTCAGGTGCTGCACGGTGCTGCCCTGGGCGGTGACGGCAGTTGCGATTTATCCCGTCAGTTTCCTGTGGTTCAACGCCTGGCTGTATCGCACGTCTCTGCGACTTGCTCCCGACTACCCGACGTACGTCGCGGCGTTCACTGCAGCGATCGAGCACGTGACGCGAGCCGACAAACTCTTGGCTGTCGGGATGCACCCGCTACTGTTCTTCGCTGTCGCAGCGGTCACCATCGCCGCGTTAGCGTGGCGCGTCCCCTAATCGGATTCGCTTGTTGCACTTGATGTCACGCGGTCCAGGCCGCGCCCGCATCATCGGCTGGTGGGTCGCTGTCGTTGTCCAGTAGCCGTTCGGGGTGGTGGTAGTCGTTGACGCCGCCGGTGAGCATGGGTAGTCCAGGTGGTGGGATCCATTGGGTGTCGCCGTTGGCGAGTGTGCGGGTGTTCCAGCTGCCGGTTTCGACGAGGTTGTTGTCGGGTGGGCAGGCCAGGCCGAGGTCGTCGATATCGGTGTTGCCGCCGTTTTTCCAGTCTTGGGCGGCGTGGTGGACGCCGCTGTGGTGGCCGGGGGCGTCGCAACCCGGTCGGGTGCAGCCGCGGTCCTTGGCGTGCAGGATGATTCACTGATCGGCGGAGGCGTTCCGTTTGGTGCGGCCCAGCCATAACGCTCGCCCCTTTGGCCCGTCGAACAACGCGAGGTAGAGGTGGGCGTGGCTGGCCATCCGGATCAGATCGGGGATCGGCAGCAAGGTGCCTCCGGCGGTGACGGCATGCCCGGCCTTGTTCTGCAGGTCGTGGACGGTGGCGGTGGCGATCACGGTGACGGGTAGCCCGTTGTGCTGGCCGAACTTCGGATCGCCGAGCCGTCCACGTACCAAGGCTGTCAGCGCATCATGCTGACGCTGCCCACAGCTGCGCCGGTCTCGCTCCTGGACCTCATCCGAGGGTGCGACGGTCGGGTTATCGTCGGCGGGGTTGCCCACGCCGGGGGCGGCGAACTTGGCGAACCAGGCGTCGAGTTCCGAGCGTAGTTCGGGGTCGGCGATCAACCGGTCGACGCTCATCCCGTCGACCTGTTGACCCCCACACCAGACAAACCCGCGCTTGCGGGCGCGGTCCTCATCGGAAAACGTGCCATCGGGATTGAGATGCAGTGCGAGCCGGTGGGCGAGTTTCTCCAGCTGATCCGGGCGCAGATTCACCGCATGCTGGGCTAAGGACTGCTCGGCCTTCTCGATCTCGACTGGCGGGACATGGTCGGGCAGATCACGGAAGAACTTCTGAATCACCCGCAGGTGCTCGCCATCAAGTTGTCCGTCGTGCCACGCCGTCGCAGTCTTGGGCAGCATGGGCGGCAACAGTTGCCCCGTCAGCGTGGTCCGTGGCGCGAGTTGTTCGGCGTTGCGGATCCGCCGGTTGGCCTCCTTGCGGCTGATCCGCAACACATCCGCCAACGCAATCCCCACCGGCGGGCACCCCTCAAACCGCTCCAACCGCGCCACCCCGGTATGAGAGACCGCCGTCAGCCGACGCTGAGCCGTTTCCCCCACTCCAACACCGCGAACCGCTCGGGCGGGTCGGGGGCGCCGAGATCAAGAGGGGCGACAGTGTCGATCGCAGCGACGAGCGCCTTGCGTGCCGCATCGATCGAACCCATGTGCGAAAGACTACGCCGGGCCAACGACAAGAATCAGCGTCAGCGAGCGGCAAAGCTAGCCTTCTTGAACATCCCCGACCTCCCCACGGCAGATGCTTGACCCGGCAATCCACGGTGGGCGGTGGGCGGCGTAAATCCGCGCAGGTCGGTCAGGCTGCACTGATCGCGGAGTCGCTGGCGGACTGGGGAAGTGCCGTGACGATCGTCAGGTTGTAGTCCGTTGCCCCCCACGCCTTCATGAATCCGCTGAGGCTGAATTCCTGGCCTCCGCTGGGCAGCGCGCTGTCGTTGACCCACACCTTGCCGTTAGTCACGTCCACCCTGAGCACTTGGATCTGGTGGTTGTAGGTGGTGAAGTCGGGATTCGCCGAAGATGGGCGCCAGTCGGACCGCGACGAATACAGCGAGATGTTGTTGATCCCCACTGTGATCGCGCTGCCTTGTGCCAGAGCGGCGTCCATATCGTTGAGCGCACGCTGCCCGTCTTCGTTGGTCGCCCTGGCGATCCGGTTGCCATTTGCGTCGTAGGTCGCGTAGTCGGTGTTAACCGCTGTGACCGCCCAGTGCTGCTCCAACAACCGCGGGGCATCTTTGGGTGAGGCGCCCAGCTCGATCCGCTCGCTGAGGTACATCTTCCGCCCAGGGGAGGCGACGCTGTCCAGTTCCTTGGCCCACCGAACGACGGTGTCCTCGGCCACGGTTGAGGATCCGGTGACTTGAGCCGCCGCCATAGCCGACGCCATCAACAGGCAGTTGCCATAGCTTTGTAGCCGGTACAGCTGCGCCAGCTCCACCACGTTGCCGCCGTAAACGCCTGTGCCGGTGACGGTCACGTTGACCTTCCGGTCGATGCTGTCCGGCTTGGCTATCCCGAGCGCGACCGCGACCGAGTGCAGCGTGGACTGGACGAAGCCGGCGAAGCCGGGCAACGTGGCGCTATCACCATTGTTGACGGTTATCACGAAACTGTCACTGATGCCTGAGTTTACGAACTCCGGATTCGCGACGTAGCTGTAGCGGCCGGTCTTCTCGTCGAACGTGAGCGTGCCGTACTTCGGCTGCGTCTTGATGGAGTAGGTGACCGGGAAGCCGTTGTTGGCGGCCGCGTTGAGGTCGACGGTGATCAGCTTGGTGGGGCCCCACTGACTCCACACACTCGGTGCCACAGTGGGTGCCTGGTTGAAGAAGATGTAGGACAACTGGTGGGTCATCGCGGTCCACATTGATTGCAGCGCGGCAAACGGGGACGCCGGGGCTGCCGCTGCAGCACGAGTCAGTTTGGCTGTCGCAGAGTCACTTACGGTCATCACAGCTGCGGCGTACGCCGCAGCTGTGGCATCGTCCGGGCCCCGGTTCCCGCCGTTGCCGTACCGACCGTTCTCGCCCGCCGTGGCGTTCGTGCTGATGCCGCCGGTGCCGTATCCACCGCCGCTACCGCCGCCACCGCCGCTGCTTTGGCGGGGGCCACCGGTGCCCCCAGCTCCGCCGTCACCGCCGTTGCCACCATTGCCGCCGTCGCCGCCGCTGCTGTAGACGCCTTGACCGCCTTGGCCACCCGCTCCCGCGTCACCGCCGGTTCCGCCGTCGCCGGCGGCGGTGGTGGCGGTTCCGGCGCCACCGGCACCACCCTTGCCGCCGTTGCCGCCGTTGCCGCCCTGGCCGCCGGCGCCTATGCCCCAGCCTGCTCGCCCACCGCTGCCGCCCCAGCCGCCGATTCCGCCGTCGCTATTCTGACCGCCTGAGCCGCCGTTTCCGCCGTCCCCGCCCCGGCCGCCGAGACCGCCAGTCCCATTGGAGTCGTTGGTGATTCCGCCGTTGCCCCCACCGCCGCCCTGGCCACCGTGGCCGCCGACACCGCTGGCGCCGGCCGACCCGCCCGACGGCATCACGAACAGGTAGGCGCCGCGGCCAGGCTTTCCACCCAGGGCTCCGCCGGGTCCGCCGTCGCCCCCGGCGCCACCATCGCCGGCGTTTATCCCGTTGCCGGTGCTGACGTTGTAGGCGGCCGTCCAGTAACTGAAGCCTTTACCGCCGGTGCCGCCCCAGCCGCCTTTGCCGCCGTTGCCGCCGTTGCCGCCGACGCCGAAAAGCAGACTCCCGTTGCCGCCGTCGCCGCCGCTGCCCCCTTCGGTGCCGGAGAACCCGGTGTAGCCATTCGGATCCTCCGCGGTGCCGTTGTCGCCGGCGCGCCCTTGTTGGCCGATACCACCGGCGCCACCGGCG
This window contains:
- the ald gene encoding alanine dehydrogenase, giving the protein MRVGIPTEIKNNEYRVAITPAGVSELVRRGHEVAVQAGAGAGSAIHDADFKAAGAQIINSADQVWAEADLLLKVKEPIEPEYPRMRKGQTLFTYLHLAASRSCTDALLASGTTSIAYETVQTADGALPLLAPMSEVAGRLSAQVGAYHLMRTQGGRGVLMGGVPGVAPAKVVVIGGGMAGDNAAAVAWGMGAHVTVFDLNVNTLRKIDAEYGGAIETRYSSQLDLEDAVKQADLVIGAVLVPGAKAPKLVTNATVAQMKPGAVLVDIAIDQGGCFEDSTPTTHDNPTFNVHDAVFYCVANMPGAVPRTSTYALTNATMPYVIKLADKGWQDACLSDAALAKGLSTHEGHLLSREVAHDLGLSYTDPAGLLT
- the aldR gene encoding HTH-type transcriptional regulator AldR, whose product is MSEGVTKTTVRSGGAPKDVRAADLDEVDRRILAALHADARISNSALADLVGIAPSTCHGRVRRLQELGVIRGFYTDIDPAAIGLSLQAMISVSLQAHSRGKILTFIQQIRRKPQVMDVYFLAGADDFIIHVAARDTDDLRSFVVENLNADADVAGTQTSLIFEHLRGAAPL